The following are from one region of the Phormidium sp. PBR-2020 genome:
- the recN gene encoding DNA repair protein RecN has protein sequence MLVRLQIENFALIDDLDLSFGSGLNVLTGETGAGKSIVLDAVDLVLGGKATRRAIRTGADRARVEAWFELNPSETGGEAIACSRELLLGKRGCRSKYRLNGKAASQRDVQQLRQQLVDIAAQGQAIQLAQTPHQRQLLDLYGGEALLKIRHQVAQDYDRLQQLQGRLKELQQQERQRSQQEQLWRYQFEELSRADLRDPQELEDLEQEAQRLNHVVELQQHSYHLYQTLYDNEEETAAADRLGQAESLLQEMVNYDKELTPLLILVNEALVRVQEAGEQINRYGDELEADPARLQEVEARRQQLKRICRTYGPSLDDAIQHLETLQQQLHDLDHGDQRRESLERDCQAQQQHLKQRCQQLRQRRQQAAHQLEARLIAALQPLAMDNLKFQVELSPIEATRWGSDRVRFLFSANPGEPLGPLGEIASGGEMSRFLLALKASFSEVDPVGTLIFDEIDVGVSGRVASTIAETLYRLSCHHQVLCVTHQPLVAAMADHHFRVMKQATQQGETARTRIEVRSLNHDQRRQELAQLVSGQHQDEFDSSATQEAANTFADSLLSRAERLRQELNLPSTPTSSSP, from the coding sequence ATGTTGGTGCGTTTACAGATTGAAAATTTCGCCTTGATTGATGACCTAGATCTCAGTTTTGGATCAGGGTTAAATGTGCTGACTGGAGAAACCGGGGCCGGCAAGTCGATTGTCTTAGATGCAGTGGATTTGGTCTTGGGGGGGAAAGCCACTCGTCGCGCTATCCGCACGGGGGCCGACCGAGCGCGAGTTGAGGCCTGGTTTGAGCTAAATCCGTCTGAGACAGGGGGGGAGGCGATCGCCTGTTCTCGGGAACTGCTGTTGGGGAAACGAGGCTGTCGCAGTAAATATCGCCTCAATGGTAAGGCAGCCAGTCAACGGGATGTGCAACAGCTACGACAGCAGTTAGTGGACATTGCCGCTCAGGGTCAAGCCATCCAGTTAGCACAAACACCTCACCAGCGCCAACTGTTAGACCTCTACGGTGGTGAGGCCCTGTTGAAGATTCGTCACCAGGTTGCCCAGGACTATGACCGGTTACAGCAGCTACAAGGGCGACTGAAGGAGTTACAGCAGCAAGAACGGCAGCGATCGCAGCAAGAGCAGCTCTGGCGCTATCAGTTTGAGGAACTCAGCCGGGCCGATCTCAGAGATCCCCAGGAACTTGAGGATCTCGAACAGGAGGCCCAACGGCTCAATCATGTGGTGGAGTTGCAACAACACAGCTATCACCTCTATCAGACCCTCTATGACAATGAGGAGGAAACCGCCGCCGCCGATCGCCTGGGACAAGCGGAAAGTCTGTTACAAGAGATGGTGAACTATGACAAAGAGTTAACCCCTCTGCTGATTCTGGTGAATGAGGCCCTGGTGCGGGTGCAAGAAGCCGGAGAACAGATTAATCGCTATGGAGATGAGTTAGAAGCCGATCCGGCACGGTTACAGGAGGTGGAGGCTCGCCGACAGCAACTCAAGCGAATCTGCCGCACCTATGGCCCCAGCCTCGATGATGCCATCCAACATCTAGAGACCTTACAGCAGCAACTCCATGACCTCGACCATGGGGATCAACGGCGAGAGAGCTTGGAGCGAGACTGTCAGGCGCAACAGCAGCATCTGAAGCAGCGCTGTCAGCAGCTACGGCAACGACGGCAGCAGGCGGCCCACCAACTCGAAGCGCGGTTAATTGCGGCCCTACAGCCGCTGGCTATGGATAATCTGAAATTTCAGGTGGAGTTATCTCCCATTGAGGCCACACGCTGGGGGAGCGATCGCGTACGCTTTTTATTCAGTGCTAATCCTGGCGAACCCCTCGGCCCCCTGGGTGAGATTGCCTCTGGGGGAGAAATGAGTCGCTTTCTGTTGGCCCTGAAAGCCTCGTTTAGTGAAGTTGATCCTGTCGGAACCCTAATTTTTGATGAAATTGATGTGGGAGTCTCGGGCCGTGTGGCCAGTACCATTGCCGAAACTCTCTATCGCCTCAGTTGTCACCATCAAGTCCTCTGTGTGACCCATCAACCCCTCGTCGCGGCCATGGCCGACCACCACTTTCGTGTCATGAAACAAGCCACTCAGCAGGGAGAGACAGCGCGAACTCGCATTGAAGTGCGATCGCTCAATCATGACCAACGCCGCCAAGAACTGGCCCAACTGGTGAGTGGTCAGCATCAGGATGAATTCGACTCTAGTGCCACCCAAGAGGCGGCCAATACCTTTGCCGATTCCCTCCTGAGCCGAGCCGAGCGGCTACGACAGGAGTTAAACCTGCCATCAACGCCAACCTCGTCTTCGCCTTAA
- a CDS encoding GAF domain-containing protein: MTSASPNTSVSQTDATIDVTPHGQHDRDDVSRHQDSPNSSGGALTTAKGSFGAFLAPLNRDKFTDVVRGVEDKLRVVNQTLGMLDSLLDSQGFDAILDEMLRSIALKTGELLHADRTTIFLLDEEKNELFTLIAKDEKGNALEIRFPATAGIAGEAATGKKVVNIPYDFYDDPRSETAKKFDKKNNYRTYTMLTMPLLNEETQDLVAVVQLINKIQPDLDYPETPLEEKIDPVGFSAEDEQVFREFAPSIRLILESSKSFYAATQKQRAASALMSAVNSLSKSSLDLEDTLNRVMSEAKNLMNADRSTLWLIDEEKGELWTKIPGVGELRIPRSAGFAGMVAESGEPLLIPFDLYDDPRSETSQKTDQKTRYRTCSMLCMPVFNSDDELIGVTQLINKKKQGEYPDYDPESWPQAPEQWKASFNRTDQEFMQAFNIQAGVALQNAKLFETVKQQEQRQKDILRSLTNGVISTDRQGEIVAANECAKVLLGFGEEVAIEGLNLKQMITLREGKFSDWFEAALHPQEDKDRQQYYPNQILEIDTAVTGQSVNLTINSMSDVTDATKVNGALVVLEDISDEMEVKNLMYKYMTPEVAEALLASGDTGLGGKRKHVSVLFSDIRSYTTLTEKLQPEEVVLMLNEYFEEMVDAVFQYGGTLDKYIGDALMAVFGSPAPLENCEWCAIQSSILMRYRLEEFNQKRIDEGKLAIQIGIGIHSDSVVSGNIGSSKRMELTSIGDGVNLASRLEGTSKQYGVDLVISEQTYLPNADRIVVRELDFITVKGKTRPVKIYELVGIREGDLARPISEVQQQIIDLYHEGRRCYLQPALEKLSMEEMMPLLEQLEELSDEAVTEVSFDGDKLLRDLLGTLPRPELLGVLGEETLKRLLVTENLEELSDADLHRLLPFKLKQITPRLRKKLWLAKVQQFTAFPEVRQMLEEEATELSVAQLQKLVELARPPYQAKSKQSFHQAREAFEQVLALDSKNKAAKLHVERCMLFEQQPPSEDWDGVWKLTDK, from the coding sequence ATGACATCAGCATCTCCTAACACTTCCGTCTCTCAAACCGACGCGACGATCGATGTCACGCCTCATGGTCAGCATGACCGTGATGACGTCTCTCGCCATCAGGACTCCCCCAATAGTAGTGGCGGCGCCCTAACCACCGCGAAGGGAAGTTTTGGCGCCTTTCTTGCGCCTTTGAACCGGGATAAATTCACCGATGTGGTGCGGGGGGTTGAAGACAAACTCCGGGTGGTGAATCAAACCCTCGGGATGCTCGATAGTTTGCTCGATAGCCAGGGGTTTGATGCCATCCTCGATGAGATGTTGCGATCAATCGCCCTGAAAACCGGGGAACTGTTGCACGCTGATCGCACCACGATTTTCCTGCTGGATGAGGAAAAAAATGAACTGTTTACCCTGATCGCCAAGGATGAAAAAGGCAATGCCTTAGAAATTCGCTTCCCGGCCACAGCCGGGATTGCTGGGGAAGCGGCGACGGGCAAGAAAGTTGTCAATATCCCCTACGATTTCTACGACGATCCGCGATCGGAGACGGCCAAAAAGTTCGATAAAAAAAATAACTATCGAACCTACACCATGTTAACCATGCCCCTGCTCAATGAAGAGACTCAGGACTTGGTGGCGGTGGTACAACTGATTAATAAAATTCAGCCGGATCTCGATTATCCAGAAACGCCCCTGGAAGAAAAAATCGATCCGGTGGGATTTAGTGCCGAAGATGAACAGGTATTTCGGGAATTTGCTCCGTCCATTCGCCTGATTCTAGAGTCGTCTAAATCCTTCTACGCAGCGACGCAAAAACAACGAGCCGCGTCGGCCTTGATGAGCGCGGTTAACTCTCTGAGTAAGAGTAGTCTGGATCTCGAAGATACTCTCAATCGGGTCATGAGTGAAGCTAAAAACCTCATGAATGCCGATCGCTCGACACTCTGGCTCATTGATGAGGAGAAAGGGGAACTTTGGACGAAAATCCCTGGGGTGGGGGAACTCCGGATTCCCCGCAGCGCTGGTTTTGCGGGCATGGTGGCCGAGTCGGGGGAACCGTTGTTAATTCCCTTTGATCTCTATGATGATCCGCGATCGGAAACCTCACAAAAAACTGACCAAAAAACCCGCTATCGCACCTGTAGTATGCTTTGTATGCCGGTGTTTAATTCCGATGATGAACTCATTGGCGTGACGCAGCTCATTAACAAGAAAAAACAAGGGGAGTATCCGGATTATGATCCCGAAAGTTGGCCCCAAGCCCCAGAACAATGGAAGGCCAGCTTCAACCGCACGGATCAAGAATTCATGCAGGCCTTCAATATTCAGGCGGGGGTTGCGCTTCAGAATGCCAAGCTGTTTGAGACGGTTAAGCAACAGGAACAACGGCAAAAAGATATTCTTCGTAGCTTAACCAATGGTGTTATTTCGACCGATCGCCAAGGAGAAATTGTTGCCGCCAATGAATGTGCCAAGGTGTTATTGGGCTTTGGTGAGGAGGTGGCGATCGAAGGATTGAATCTCAAGCAGATGATCACCCTACGAGAAGGGAAGTTTTCAGACTGGTTTGAAGCTGCCCTACATCCCCAAGAAGATAAAGACCGTCAACAATACTATCCCAACCAAATCTTGGAGATTGACACGGCAGTCACGGGACAAAGTGTGAACTTAACCATTAACTCCATGTCGGATGTGACTGATGCTACAAAAGTCAATGGCGCTTTAGTGGTTCTAGAAGACATCAGCGATGAGATGGAAGTCAAGAACTTGATGTACAAGTATATGACTCCTGAAGTCGCTGAAGCGCTCCTGGCCAGCGGTGATACGGGGTTAGGTGGCAAGCGTAAACATGTCTCGGTTCTCTTCTCAGATATCCGCAGTTACACCACGTTAACGGAGAAATTACAGCCGGAAGAAGTGGTGTTAATGCTCAATGAATACTTCGAGGAAATGGTGGATGCCGTCTTTCAATATGGGGGAACTCTCGATAAGTACATCGGTGATGCCCTAATGGCGGTGTTTGGTTCCCCGGCTCCCCTAGAAAACTGTGAATGGTGCGCGATTCAATCTTCAATTTTGATGCGTTACCGCTTGGAGGAGTTTAATCAAAAACGCATCGACGAAGGGAAGTTAGCCATCCAGATCGGGATTGGGATTCATTCAGATAGTGTGGTGAGCGGGAACATTGGCTCTAGTAAACGGATGGAACTGACCTCGATTGGTGATGGAGTGAACCTGGCTTCTCGCTTGGAGGGAACCAGTAAACAGTATGGGGTGGATTTGGTGATTAGTGAGCAAACCTATTTACCCAACGCCGATCGGATTGTGGTACGGGAGTTGGACTTCATTACGGTGAAGGGAAAAACTCGACCCGTCAAAATTTATGAGTTAGTCGGCATTCGTGAAGGGGATCTGGCTCGCCCCATTTCTGAGGTGCAGCAACAGATTATTGACCTCTATCATGAAGGTCGCCGCTGTTATTTGCAACCGGCCTTAGAGAAGCTATCTATGGAGGAAATGATGCCGTTACTCGAACAGTTGGAGGAGTTGTCGGATGAAGCCGTGACAGAGGTCTCCTTTGATGGAGATAAACTGTTACGGGATCTGTTGGGGACATTACCCCGTCCGGAGTTGCTGGGGGTATTAGGGGAGGAGACTCTCAAACGCCTGTTAGTGACGGAAAATCTGGAGGAGTTATCGGATGCTGATCTGCATCGTTTGCTACCCTTTAAGCTGAAACAGATTACGCCTCGGCTTCGTAAGAAGCTTTGGCTGGCGAAGGTGCAGCAGTTTACTGCCTTCCCCGAGGTACGACAGATGCTGGAGGAAGAGGCGACGGAACTGTCTGTGGCTCAACTTCAGAAACTGGTAGAGTTGGCTCGTCCGCCCTATCAAGCGAAGTCGAAGCAGTCGTTCCACCAGGCTCGTGAGGCGTTTGAACAGGTGTTGGCTTTGGATAGTAAGAACAAGGCGGCAAAACTGCATGTGGAACGGTGTATGTTGTTTGAACAACAACCCCCCAGTGAGGATTGGGATGGCGTCTGGAAGCTCACAGATAAGTAA
- a CDS encoding leucine-rich repeat domain-containing protein, with product MMRFSLLSRLGLLLGAVALVFTPQNLLAQSPEESREAFEALCESQQLDSEAQQTLQALLSLAETEDCVLAARVLAKANDLNLSVQELSDLSPLRSLAHLTRLDLSINAIADISPLADLSRLQILLVSRNQIRDISPLRDLELQQLNLDGNQISDLSPLADNQTLTILTARDNEINDLSPLENFPLVTSLFLEGNQIEDLSPLANLSTLQGVDLSRNRVQDVTPLMGLDRLEWVALSDNQITDVSPFTALTDLYELDLSGNQIQDLTPLAAMLNMRELFLGRNQITDVTPLGELTRLSALFLEDNQIADLTPLRSLETLNRLTLMNNPLESSTCPIEPEQACRF from the coding sequence ATGATGAGATTCTCGCTTCTATCTCGGTTGGGCCTCCTGTTAGGGGCGGTTGCCCTTGTTTTCACTCCTCAAAATCTCTTGGCTCAGTCCCCAGAAGAGTCTAGGGAGGCGTTTGAGGCTTTATGTGAGTCACAACAGCTCGATAGCGAGGCTCAACAGACTCTCCAGGCTCTGTTGAGCCTGGCTGAGACAGAAGATTGTGTCCTGGCGGCTCGGGTGCTAGCAAAAGCCAATGACCTCAATTTGAGTGTACAAGAGCTATCGGATCTCTCGCCGCTGCGGAGTCTCGCTCACCTGACTCGTTTGGATCTCAGTATCAATGCGATCGCCGATATTTCCCCCCTGGCCGATTTGAGCCGCTTACAAATTTTACTCGTCTCCAGAAATCAGATTCGGGATATTTCGCCCCTGAGAGATTTGGAGTTACAACAACTGAACCTAGATGGTAATCAAATTTCTGATCTGTCTCCCCTGGCCGACAATCAGACGCTCACCATCTTGACGGCTCGTGATAATGAGATTAACGACTTAAGCCCTCTGGAAAATTTCCCCCTGGTAACCTCTTTGTTCTTGGAGGGAAACCAAATCGAGGATTTATCGCCCCTGGCCAACCTCTCCACCCTCCAGGGGGTTGATCTCAGCCGTAACCGAGTCCAGGATGTGACTCCTCTGATGGGGTTAGACCGGTTAGAATGGGTTGCCCTGAGTGACAATCAGATTACAGATGTCTCTCCCTTTACCGCCTTAACGGATTTATATGAACTGGATTTAAGTGGCAACCAGATTCAGGATCTAACTCCGTTAGCCGCCATGTTAAATATGCGAGAGTTGTTTCTCGGCCGCAACCAGATTACCGATGTCACCCCTCTAGGGGAACTGACGCGACTGAGTGCGTTGTTCTTGGAGGACAATCAGATTGCCGATCTCACTCCTCTGAGGAGTTTGGAAACGCTCAATCGCCTGACTCTGATGAATAACCCCCTGGAGTCCTCCACCTGTCCCATTGAGCCAGAACAAGCCTGTCGCTTTTGA
- the gloA gene encoding lactoylglutathione lyase, protein MRLLHTMLRVGNLEESLKFYCDVLGMKLLRQKDYPGGEFTLAFVGYGDEADHSVIELTYNWGVDRYEIGDGYGHIALGVDDIYQTCDAIKQRGGKVVREPGPMKHGSTVIAFVEDPTGYKIELIQLGTQGSAKDSKEMAGQSA, encoded by the coding sequence ATGCGACTACTACACACAATGCTACGGGTTGGCAACTTGGAGGAGTCTCTCAAGTTCTACTGCGATGTCTTGGGAATGAAACTCTTACGCCAGAAAGACTATCCCGGTGGTGAGTTCACCCTCGCCTTCGTAGGCTATGGCGATGAAGCCGATCACAGTGTAATTGAGCTGACCTATAACTGGGGTGTCGATCGCTATGAGATTGGCGATGGCTATGGCCATATTGCTTTGGGGGTAGATGATATCTACCAAACCTGTGACGCCATCAAACAACGGGGGGGTAAGGTCGTTCGTGAGCCAGGCCCCATGAAACACGGCTCAACGGTGATTGCTTTCGTTGAAGACCCCACCGGCTATAAAATTGAGCTGATCCAACTGGGAACCCAGGGGTCGGCTAAGGATTCCAAAGAAATGGCAGGACAGTCGGCTTAG
- a CDS encoding LPS biosynthesis glycosyltransferase has translation MNTLVNSLNKVFIIAYKETTDELEAYLKQEGFDCEVVRQENRPEYQDFSPSYRCLLNHCRAWERAAESQQFNLIVEADFVPVKEFGKLPLPFRKESENIGISWIYTCAPQVYWVSEEGYAQGFSTSAVAYILSPKAAKCLIEFAEKISQEADGKVYSTWDSQIDTVLRSHNFKNFIPFRNYGEHGGIPNPEHRQNGLSAGHQADVLWGEMALSPLYANQYNPLAVRFKARAKGVARLLKGNFLRRNTLKNSRVPWRLVKFCMARQLNKTL, from the coding sequence ATGAACACTTTAGTGAATAGTCTAAACAAGGTGTTTATTATTGCGTATAAAGAAACAACTGATGAGTTAGAAGCTTATTTAAAGCAAGAAGGTTTTGACTGCGAAGTAGTCAGGCAAGAGAATCGTCCAGAGTATCAAGATTTTTCTCCGAGTTACCGCTGTCTTCTTAACCATTGCCGAGCTTGGGAGAGAGCGGCCGAGAGTCAACAGTTCAACTTAATTGTTGAAGCGGATTTTGTGCCGGTGAAGGAGTTTGGTAAATTACCCCTTCCTTTCCGAAAGGAGAGTGAAAACATTGGAATTTCTTGGATTTATACCTGTGCACCTCAAGTCTATTGGGTTTCTGAGGAGGGATATGCTCAAGGTTTTTCAACCTCCGCAGTTGCCTATATCCTGAGTCCTAAAGCTGCGAAATGCTTGATTGAGTTTGCAGAGAAAATCAGCCAAGAGGCGGATGGAAAAGTCTATTCGACTTGGGACTCGCAAATTGATACGGTGTTGCGATCGCATAACTTTAAGAACTTTATCCCCTTCCGCAATTATGGCGAACATGGTGGGATTCCCAACCCAGAACATCGTCAAAATGGCTTAAGTGCAGGTCATCAAGCCGATGTCCTTTGGGGGGAAATGGCACTGTCTCCCCTCTATGCTAACCAATATAATCCCCTCGCTGTACGATTCAAGGCGAGAGCGAAGGGGGTTGCTCGATTACTAAAAGGAAACTTTTTAAGGCGTAATACTTTAAAAAACAGTCGTGTTCCTTGGCGATTAGTTAAGTTTTGTATGGCTCGTCAACTGAATAAAACACTGTGA
- a CDS encoding amino acid adenylation domain-containing protein: MNILPDPTQPLQSTWSGSVLNKFNEQVARVPNNVALVDIHKKWSYNELDHSSDQLAQQLQNKGLGYQDIIAIYASRSASLVWALLSILKIGASFTILDSAYPGSRLRDCCRLSGLKGLIHLSSSGDLPQELEQFLSEKEIPYISLPRIPSPVTQQKPEAHFSQPAQLIDADDRAYIAFTSGSTGHPKGILGSHRPLSHFIDWHCRQFGLSEQDRFALLSGLGHDPLLRDIFTPLWLGATLVIPEQQTIETSGKLAQWMQEQDITIAHLTPAMGMLLAEGTRSSASTTALVPSLRYLFWGGDVLTELDIRRSYELSPNVTNVNFYGATETPQAMSYYVVPKTSDFSSHKVPIGQGIDGVQILIVRENGVLAKLGESGEIWIRTPYLSMGYLQDDVLTQTKFVSNPFRDDPSENGGDLDLIYKTGDLGRYKSDGTVEIIGRLDNQVKLRGFRIELSEIESVLAQYPHIQKAVVLLQENGLKKIIAYCLPQKDKPLETAHIREFLIERLPYYMIPQAFVAIAELPLTPNGKIDRQALTQLDISPQIVTSYEAPQDELEEQLVRIWQNHLEQEKIGVQDNFFDLGGHSLLAIALCREVEEVLNRSIPISVLFQNPTIRELAERLRNEPGDLTGSSIITIQANGTQLPIFGVHVLGKGLRYYRPLVKHLGDHQPVYGLAFNLLDDSKGSSKGIKELADIYIKDMKTLQPQGPYHLLGVSIGGRVAFEMAYQLKKQGEEVALLGLLDTTARTGVKHLPASSRVSGHWGKFKAEGLGYVTRKLNSRFGRIKYRVKAIRAQLYQRLGRQVPDDLKSIAGLETNIKIKKQHFPQPYHGKVTLFRAKDRKAEVGTEIDPDYGWRDLAVGGLDIYDIPGDHLLMLQEPNVQVLAAKIKEIIQPSPEMSPGDSPM; encoded by the coding sequence ATGAATATTTTACCCGATCCAACTCAGCCCTTGCAATCTACCTGGAGCGGCTCAGTTCTCAATAAATTTAATGAACAGGTTGCACGAGTCCCTAACAATGTTGCTCTCGTTGATATTCACAAAAAATGGTCTTATAATGAATTAGATCACTCATCCGATCAACTAGCTCAACAGTTACAGAATAAGGGGCTAGGTTATCAAGATATCATTGCCATTTATGCGAGTCGTAGTGCCAGCTTAGTTTGGGCTTTATTGAGCATTCTTAAAATTGGTGCGAGTTTTACAATTTTAGATTCAGCTTATCCCGGTTCTCGTTTACGGGATTGCTGTCGCTTAAGTGGCTTGAAAGGACTTATTCATCTTAGTAGTAGCGGAGACTTACCGCAAGAACTGGAGCAATTTTTGTCTGAAAAAGAGATTCCATATATTTCTTTGCCAAGGATTCCCAGCCCAGTTACTCAACAAAAGCCAGAGGCTCATTTTTCCCAACCTGCCCAACTCATTGATGCTGATGATCGGGCTTATATTGCCTTTACGTCTGGCTCAACTGGCCACCCAAAGGGAATACTGGGAAGTCATCGACCCCTTTCTCATTTTATTGATTGGCACTGTCGCCAGTTTGGCTTAAGTGAACAAGACCGATTTGCGTTGCTTTCAGGGTTAGGTCATGATCCCCTACTTCGCGATATCTTTACTCCCCTTTGGTTAGGAGCAACCCTAGTCATTCCTGAACAGCAGACGATAGAAACAAGTGGAAAATTGGCTCAATGGATGCAGGAACAAGACATTACAATTGCACACTTAACACCAGCGATGGGAATGCTGTTAGCGGAAGGGACAAGATCTTCAGCCTCGACAACAGCTTTAGTCCCAAGTTTACGATATTTGTTTTGGGGTGGAGATGTTTTAACAGAACTAGATATCAGACGGAGTTATGAGCTATCTCCGAATGTGACGAACGTCAACTTTTATGGTGCAACAGAAACTCCACAAGCCATGAGTTACTATGTAGTACCTAAGACGAGTGATTTTTCATCGCATAAAGTGCCAATCGGCCAGGGGATTGATGGGGTGCAAATTCTCATTGTTCGTGAAAATGGGGTATTGGCAAAGTTGGGGGAAAGCGGTGAAATCTGGATACGTACCCCTTATCTTTCTATGGGATACCTCCAGGATGATGTCTTGACTCAAACCAAATTTGTATCTAATCCTTTTCGGGATGACCCCAGTGAAAATGGGGGGGATTTAGATTTGATTTATAAAACTGGCGATTTGGGCCGGTATAAATCTGATGGAACTGTTGAAATCATTGGTCGTCTTGATAATCAAGTAAAATTGCGAGGATTTCGTATTGAGTTGAGTGAGATTGAATCAGTGCTGGCTCAGTATCCACATATTCAAAAAGCAGTTGTCTTACTTCAGGAGAATGGATTAAAGAAAATAATCGCTTACTGTTTGCCCCAAAAAGATAAGCCTCTTGAAACAGCTCACATTCGTGAATTTTTGATAGAGCGATTGCCGTATTACATGATTCCTCAAGCCTTTGTGGCGATCGCAGAGTTACCCTTAACACCCAACGGAAAAATTGATCGACAGGCTCTTACTCAGTTAGATATCTCACCTCAGATTGTCACCTCCTACGAGGCACCTCAAGATGAGCTGGAGGAACAGCTTGTCAGAATTTGGCAAAATCACTTAGAACAAGAGAAAATCGGGGTTCAAGATAACTTTTTTGATCTCGGTGGACATTCTTTATTAGCGATCGCCCTATGTCGTGAGGTTGAAGAAGTATTAAATCGTTCTATTCCGATTTCAGTCTTATTCCAAAATCCGACGATTCGCGAGTTGGCTGAACGGTTACGAAATGAGCCAGGAGATCTGACTGGGTCATCAATTATTACAATCCAGGCTAATGGAACTCAACTTCCTATCTTTGGAGTTCATGTATTAGGTAAGGGTCTTAGGTATTATCGTCCTCTAGTCAAGCATCTTGGCGATCATCAACCTGTTTATGGTTTAGCGTTCAACTTATTGGATGATTCTAAAGGAAGTTCTAAAGGGATTAAGGAACTTGCAGACATTTATATCAAAGATATGAAAACTCTTCAGCCTCAGGGCCCGTACCATTTACTAGGGGTTTCTATTGGTGGACGAGTGGCGTTTGAAATGGCATATCAGCTAAAAAAACAGGGAGAAGAGGTGGCCTTATTGGGTCTCCTGGATACGACAGCCCGCACCGGGGTAAAACATTTACCAGCCTCCTCTCGTGTATCGGGTCATTGGGGCAAGTTCAAGGCGGAAGGATTGGGTTATGTGACTCGCAAACTCAACTCTCGTTTCGGGCGTATTAAATATCGAGTTAAAGCAATTCGGGCACAACTTTACCAGCGGCTGGGGCGCCAGGTTCCTGATGACTTAAAATCGATTGCAGGTCTAGAGACCAATATTAAAATTAAAAAACAACACTTTCCCCAACCCTATCACGGGAAAGTGACCCTATTTCGAGCCAAAGACCGCAAAGCCGAAGTAGGGACTGAAATTGACCCTGACTATGGCTGGCGAGATCTTGCGGTGGGAGGTTTGGATATTTATGATATCCCTGGGGATCACTTGCTCATGTTGCAAGAACCCAATGTTCAGGTGTTGGCGGCAAAAATCAAGGAGATTATTCAACCTAGCCCCGAGATGAGTCCGGGAGATTCGCCCATGTAG